One stretch of Rhizobium rhizoryzae DNA includes these proteins:
- a CDS encoding SRPBCC family protein, translating into MLPITAEKSVGYCDYFFIDGNVNEEAQALMDWEGNILEKEDNDLIVAAHRGMKSLVMQQGIFVIHPDRHDISEAPLAHFNTLVSQAVKAIAP; encoded by the coding sequence ATGCTGCCCATCACTGCAGAGAAGTCGGTCGGGTACTGCGACTATTTCTTTATAGACGGCAATGTGAACGAGGAGGCGCAAGCACTGATGGATTGGGAGGGTAACATACTTGAGAAGGAGGATAATGATCTAATTGTTGCAGCACACAGAGGCATGAAGTCACTGGTAATGCAGCAGGGGATATTTGTGATCCATCCTGATCGACACGATATTTCTGAAGCCCCCCTCGCCCACTTCAACACATTGGTTTCTCAAGCAGTCAAAGCGATCGCTCCTTGA
- a CDS encoding DMT family transporter yields MSTLIHTKGVRVTKGLAALAMVGSAACWGSATVMSRDLLDHFSAPRLLIIQLGSSILLLALMALREQPRLFLTPALGKASLTGILEPGLAYTAGLIGLSMTTAGHSAVISSAEPIFIVLVGWLLFRHRSSLRTTVCIALAMVGLLLVSLETVSEHDGHNMLLGDTLVVLATLFAAGYVVLSARIAGHFPPAILAGAQQTVGFGFAVLVYMIAQSIGVSPPQEPIDISLLVYAAFSGIIQYAIPFWLYLIGLQVLSASVAGLYLTLTPIFGIVGAYLWLGEQASGTMLLGAGIIITAVLIGRNEH; encoded by the coding sequence ATGAGTACCTTGATTCACACAAAAGGCGTCCGGGTGACCAAAGGCTTGGCAGCGCTGGCAATGGTTGGCTCCGCAGCGTGCTGGGGCTCAGCCACAGTCATGAGCCGTGATCTGCTTGATCACTTTTCCGCCCCTCGATTGCTGATCATTCAATTAGGTTCAAGCATCCTGCTGCTCGCTTTGATGGCGCTGCGGGAGCAACCACGCCTTTTTCTGACACCCGCCTTGGGCAAAGCGTCGTTGACAGGAATTCTGGAGCCAGGGCTCGCTTATACCGCGGGCTTGATCGGCCTCTCCATGACAACGGCTGGTCATTCTGCCGTCATTAGCTCAGCGGAACCAATTTTCATCGTTCTAGTTGGGTGGCTGCTCTTTCGCCATAGATCCTCTCTGAGGACAACGGTGTGCATTGCATTGGCAATGGTGGGCCTTCTCCTTGTTTCCCTCGAGACCGTCTCCGAACACGACGGCCACAATATGCTTTTGGGCGATACACTTGTTGTTCTCGCAACACTGTTTGCAGCAGGCTATGTGGTCTTGTCGGCGCGAATAGCTGGCCATTTCCCACCTGCCATACTAGCAGGTGCGCAACAAACCGTAGGGTTTGGTTTCGCAGTTCTGGTCTATATGATCGCCCAGTCAATCGGGGTCAGTCCACCGCAAGAGCCTATCGACATCAGCCTGCTGGTCTATGCAGCCTTCTCCGGGATCATACAATACGCCATCCCTTTTTGGCTTTACCTAATAGGTCTCCAGGTGCTGAGTGCAAGCGTGGCAGGTCTTTATCTGACTCTAACGCCCATATTCGGCATCGTTGGTGCCTATCTGTGGCTTGGAGAACAAGCAAGCGGCACCATGCTGTTAGGTGCCGGCATTATTATTACAGCTGTTCTGATCGGACGAAACGAACATTAG